The Acanthochromis polyacanthus isolate Apoly-LR-REF ecotype Palm Island chromosome 2, KAUST_Apoly_ChrSc, whole genome shotgun sequence genome contains a region encoding:
- the LOC110964936 gene encoding COUP transcription factor 2-like isoform X2: MKLSFWISIVPKLFLAVQRGRIPTQSYHGQFALTNGDPLQCHSYLSGYISLLLRAEPYPTSRFGSQCLQSNNIMGIENICELAARMLFSAVEWARNIPFFPDLQVPDQVALLRLTWSELFVLNAAQCSMPVHVAPLLAAAGLHASPMSADRVVAFMDHIRVFQEQVEKLKVLHVDSAEYSCIKAIVLFTTDACGLSDVAHVEGLQEKSQCALEEYVRSQYPNQPNRFGKLLLRLPSLRTVSSSVIEQLFFVRLVGKTPIETLIRDMLLSGSSFNWPYMPIQ, from the exons ATGAAGCTGTCTTTTTGGATTTCGATCGTGCCAAAGCTGTTTCTGG CTGTCCAGAGAGGCAGGATACCCACCCAGTCCTATCACGGCCAGTTTGCTCTGACAAATGGGGACCCTCTGCAATGCCATTCCTACCTATCGGGCTACATCTCCCTGCTGCTGCGGGCCGAGCCCTACCCGACTTCCAGGTTCGGCTCTCAGTGCCTGCAAAGCAACAACATCATGGGCATCGAGAACATCTGTGAGCTGGCGGCCCGGATGCTGTTCAGCGCCGTGGAGTGGGCCCGAAACATCCCGTTCTTCCCGGACCTGCAGGTACCGGACCAGGTGGCCCTCCTCCGCCTCACCTGGAGCGAACTTTTCGTCCTGAACGCCGCCCAGTGCTCCATGCCCGTCCACGTCGCCCCGCTGCTGGCCGCCGCAGGCCTCCATGCGTCTCCGATGTCCGCGGACCGGGTTGTGGCCTTCATGGACCACATCCGGGTCTTCCAGGAGCAGGTGGAGAAGCTGAAGGTGCTGCACGTGGATTCCGCAGAGTACAGCTGCATCAAGGCCATCGTGCTTTTCACCACAG ATGCCTGTGGTCTGTCGGACGTGGCCCATGTGGAGGGTCTCCAGGAGAAATCGCAGTGTGCGTTAGAGGAGTATGTGAGGAGCCAGTATCCCAACCAGCCTAACAGGTTTGGGAAGCTGCTGCTTCGATTGCCTTCCCTCCGCACCGTCTCCTCCTCTGTCATAGAGCAGCTTTTCTTCGTGCGTCTGGTGGGGAAGACCCCCATAGAAACTCTGATAAGGGACATGCTGCTGTCTGGTAGCAGCTTCAACTGGCCCTACATGCCTATTCAATAG
- the LOC110964936 gene encoding COUP transcription factor 2-like isoform X1, whose protein sequence is MAMVAWRNTEGVGDTQGTLSSPVSQVAPLSLTGELSGHINPPPSLEIPQAAAAAPPGAPPSNPSGTAAATTATNNNNSTSSSSSSSSSMDKQQSQQIECIVCGDKSSGKHYGQFTCEGCKSFFKRSVRRNLSYTCRANRNCPVDQHHRNQCQYCRLKKCLKVGMRREAVQRGRIPTQSYHGQFALTNGDPLQCHSYLSGYISLLLRAEPYPTSRFGSQCLQSNNIMGIENICELAARMLFSAVEWARNIPFFPDLQVPDQVALLRLTWSELFVLNAAQCSMPVHVAPLLAAAGLHASPMSADRVVAFMDHIRVFQEQVEKLKVLHVDSAEYSCIKAIVLFTTDACGLSDVAHVEGLQEKSQCALEEYVRSQYPNQPNRFGKLLLRLPSLRTVSSSVIEQLFFVRLVGKTPIETLIRDMLLSGSSFNWPYMPIQ, encoded by the exons ATGGCTATGGTAGCATGGAGAAACACCGAGGGCGTCGGAGACACTCAAGGGACCCTCTCCTCCCCGGTGTCCCAGGTTGCGCCTCTGTCTCTGACCGGGGAGCTGTCGGGACACATAAACCCGCCGCCCTCTCTGGAAATTCCCcaggcggcagcagcagcacctccGGGAGCTCCGCCGTCCAACCCGTCCGGCACAGCGGCCGCGACCACCGCCAccaacaataacaacagcacctcctcttcctcctcctcctcctcgtccatGGACAAACAGCAGAGCCAGCAGATCGAGTGCATCGTTTGCGGAGATAAAAGCAGCGGCAAGCACTACGGACAGTTCACATGTGAAGGATGTAAGAGCTTCTTTAAACGCAGCGTCAGGAGGAACCTGAGCTACACTTGCAGGGCCAACAGAAACTGTCCCGTAGACCAGCACCACCGCAACCAGTGCCAGTACTGTCGCCTCAAGAAATGCCTCAAAGTCGGCATGAGGAGGGAAG CTGTCCAGAGAGGCAGGATACCCACCCAGTCCTATCACGGCCAGTTTGCTCTGACAAATGGGGACCCTCTGCAATGCCATTCCTACCTATCGGGCTACATCTCCCTGCTGCTGCGGGCCGAGCCCTACCCGACTTCCAGGTTCGGCTCTCAGTGCCTGCAAAGCAACAACATCATGGGCATCGAGAACATCTGTGAGCTGGCGGCCCGGATGCTGTTCAGCGCCGTGGAGTGGGCCCGAAACATCCCGTTCTTCCCGGACCTGCAGGTACCGGACCAGGTGGCCCTCCTCCGCCTCACCTGGAGCGAACTTTTCGTCCTGAACGCCGCCCAGTGCTCCATGCCCGTCCACGTCGCCCCGCTGCTGGCCGCCGCAGGCCTCCATGCGTCTCCGATGTCCGCGGACCGGGTTGTGGCCTTCATGGACCACATCCGGGTCTTCCAGGAGCAGGTGGAGAAGCTGAAGGTGCTGCACGTGGATTCCGCAGAGTACAGCTGCATCAAGGCCATCGTGCTTTTCACCACAG ATGCCTGTGGTCTGTCGGACGTGGCCCATGTGGAGGGTCTCCAGGAGAAATCGCAGTGTGCGTTAGAGGAGTATGTGAGGAGCCAGTATCCCAACCAGCCTAACAGGTTTGGGAAGCTGCTGCTTCGATTGCCTTCCCTCCGCACCGTCTCCTCCTCTGTCATAGAGCAGCTTTTCTTCGTGCGTCTGGTGGGGAAGACCCCCATAGAAACTCTGATAAGGGACATGCTGCTGTCTGGTAGCAGCTTCAACTGGCCCTACATGCCTATTCAATAG